The Streptomyces sp. NBC_01275 genome has a segment encoding these proteins:
- a CDS encoding DNA repair ATPase — protein MTTGLDTGTYEVLRDRLAAQAAELARRTEELNTRRTGEFGSLRLELAGTERLRTDAACVPRDVVSVGDALLLGYHTVPGRGAETTVGDVFALYDRGLKPLSRDAVPGLLDDPAFVREFTDLHRYYRQARLLRVRRLEGRLLAVFQTGEKTEDMRVLRWTIDDDGRPAFLDARGERDHVRPPARDFDWTRTTREDHVLGRHPHVRVEGEVFVSTVGGSLTVKLADDTGTGEGIHREPVAEPLQSLADADIAYACVGPLILLRIRPYNEDADRCLVVNTLTRSVVRLDGLGQACRRLPGDQGIVFPGGYCLAAGPYRTFEGVDTGGLQFQREIRSPNGEDVLYAFQASGRGRALLLPYNTIRKEVAAPLPCHGWALHDDGALTLLRPDGDEPQRVHSLQLWNSPYVSDAHAAAHPVGSGPLARVGNADLVRGISDCLSIAGTLTGTTPTGEMYAALAAACVRTADSHPWLGETELGDLLGPLEQVRATAEQVLTESEAVRALTRRAAEALAEAAARVATVVRRLRGETPRGTAGWVTGLTELRNAQGHLLTLKDMRYADTARIDELAAEAAADLASFGQRAVAHLAREDAFADHLTDARRLTADASETATVAEAEPVATRIDELADRLRTVSEIVAGLDIGDATVRTAVLEQTAEVLGAVNRARATLDGRRRDLLDREGRAAFAAEFALLGQTVTGALAAADSPEACDEQLARTLVRLENLESRFAESDDFLGELADKREEIHEVFSTRRQTLADARARRTQQLADSAARVLATVSRRAGVLADADAVTTYFTSDPMPARIRRVVDELRALGDQVRAEELDGRLKAARQGAVRALRDRTDLYADDGRTIRLGAHRFAVNTQSLDLTLVPHGDTLAFAITGTDYRSPVTDPDFTAAHPYGDRPLPSESPEVYRAEHLAARLLAEHGPQALAETDLPALVRQAAEAAYDEGYERGVHDHDATLVLTALLRLHEGAGPLRHEPAARAAAQLFWAHSTTPDERARWTRRAVSLARARDTFGPTPATADLRAELAEAIGHEGAAGYLFEELTTGPDGFVISGATRTLLDKFRRTVGTSAYDDDLAALPAPADRKQLVEAWLTSYTAATGTDITPGDLAEAVAAELCPELVRHESDAPLTETVEGLLGTHPRINGRALTVRLDEFLARTRAFRTHEAPAHRAHQRRRTALVTAERARLRLDEYRPRAMPSFVRGRLVDEAYLPLVGDSLAKQLGTTGGTGRTDTGGLLLLVSPPGYGKTTLIEYVADRLGLLLVKVDGPALGHTVTSLDPAQAPNATARQEVEKINFALASGNNTLLYLDDIQHTSPELLQRFIPLCDATRRIDGVRDGVPRTYDLRGKRFAVCMAGNPYTESGSRFRVPDMLANRADVWNLGDVLTGKEDAFAQSFLENALTANAVLAPLAAREHGDLELLVRLAGADPTARADRLTHPCPPAELERILAVLRHLLTVRETVLKVNAAYIASAARSDVTRTEPPFRLQGSYRNMNKIAQRVRPVMNDAELAALIADHYRAEAQTLTSDAEANLLKLGELRGTLTGRQAARWDELKAAHGRDQDFGGAEEDPLTRAVAALGLLADRVAAVESAITRATDHRSDDQRPPTGRREQS, from the coding sequence ATGACCACCGGCCTGGACACCGGTACGTACGAGGTGCTGCGCGACCGGCTCGCCGCACAGGCCGCCGAACTCGCCCGCCGTACGGAGGAGCTGAACACCCGGCGCACCGGGGAGTTCGGCTCGCTGCGGCTTGAACTGGCGGGCACCGAGCGGCTGCGCACCGACGCGGCCTGCGTTCCCCGCGACGTCGTCTCCGTCGGCGACGCACTGCTCCTCGGCTACCACACTGTCCCCGGACGGGGAGCGGAGACCACGGTGGGCGACGTGTTCGCGCTGTACGACCGCGGCCTGAAGCCACTGTCCCGGGACGCCGTACCGGGACTCCTCGACGACCCCGCCTTCGTCCGTGAGTTCACCGACCTGCACCGCTACTACCGGCAGGCCCGTCTGCTGCGGGTGCGGCGTCTGGAGGGCAGACTGCTCGCCGTCTTCCAGACCGGCGAGAAGACCGAGGACATGCGGGTCCTGCGCTGGACGATCGACGACGACGGTCGGCCCGCCTTCTTGGACGCCCGGGGCGAGCGCGACCATGTCCGGCCGCCCGCCCGCGACTTCGACTGGACCCGGACGACCCGCGAGGACCACGTCCTCGGCCGCCACCCGCACGTCCGTGTCGAGGGCGAAGTGTTCGTCTCGACCGTCGGCGGCAGTCTCACCGTCAAGCTGGCGGACGACACCGGGACGGGGGAGGGGATCCACCGCGAGCCGGTCGCCGAACCGCTCCAGTCCCTCGCCGACGCGGACATCGCGTACGCCTGTGTCGGCCCCCTGATCCTGCTGCGGATCCGCCCCTACAACGAGGACGCCGACCGCTGTCTGGTGGTCAACACCCTCACCAGGTCGGTGGTTCGCCTGGACGGCCTCGGGCAGGCGTGCCGACGACTGCCCGGGGACCAGGGGATCGTCTTCCCGGGCGGCTACTGCCTGGCGGCCGGGCCGTACCGGACCTTCGAGGGCGTGGACACCGGCGGGCTGCAGTTCCAGCGGGAGATCCGCTCCCCGAACGGCGAGGACGTGCTGTACGCGTTCCAAGCATCCGGCCGCGGCCGCGCCCTCCTCCTGCCCTACAACACGATCCGCAAGGAGGTCGCCGCGCCGCTGCCCTGCCATGGCTGGGCCCTGCACGACGACGGGGCCCTGACGCTGCTGCGTCCCGACGGCGACGAGCCGCAGCGCGTGCACTCGCTCCAGCTGTGGAACTCCCCCTACGTCTCGGACGCCCATGCCGCCGCGCACCCCGTGGGCTCCGGCCCACTGGCCCGCGTCGGCAACGCCGACCTCGTACGCGGCATCTCCGACTGCTTGTCGATCGCGGGCACCCTCACCGGGACGACACCGACCGGCGAGATGTACGCGGCACTGGCCGCCGCCTGCGTCCGGACGGCGGACTCCCACCCCTGGCTGGGCGAGACGGAACTCGGTGACCTGCTCGGTCCGCTGGAGCAGGTCCGGGCGACGGCCGAGCAGGTGTTGACCGAGTCCGAGGCCGTGCGGGCCCTCACCCGGCGGGCGGCCGAGGCGCTCGCGGAAGCGGCCGCGCGCGTGGCGACGGTCGTACGGCGCCTGCGGGGCGAGACGCCGCGAGGCACGGCCGGCTGGGTGACCGGACTGACCGAACTGCGCAACGCCCAAGGGCATCTGCTCACACTCAAGGACATGCGGTACGCCGACACCGCCCGCATCGACGAACTCGCCGCCGAAGCCGCGGCCGACCTCGCCTCCTTCGGACAGCGAGCCGTCGCGCACCTGGCCCGCGAGGACGCCTTCGCCGACCACCTGACCGACGCCCGACGGCTCACCGCCGACGCCTCGGAGACCGCCACCGTGGCCGAGGCGGAGCCCGTCGCCACGCGCATCGACGAACTCGCCGACAGGCTGCGCACGGTGAGCGAGATCGTCGCCGGACTCGACATCGGTGACGCGACCGTGCGCACGGCGGTCCTGGAACAGACGGCCGAGGTCCTCGGCGCCGTCAACCGCGCCCGTGCCACCCTCGACGGCCGCCGCCGCGACCTCCTGGACCGAGAAGGGCGCGCCGCGTTCGCCGCCGAGTTCGCACTGCTCGGCCAGACCGTCACCGGCGCACTCGCGGCAGCCGACAGCCCCGAGGCGTGCGACGAACAACTCGCCCGTACACTGGTGCGGTTGGAGAACCTGGAATCCCGGTTCGCCGAGTCCGACGACTTCCTCGGCGAACTCGCGGACAAGCGCGAAGAGATCCACGAGGTGTTCTCCACCCGAAGGCAGACCCTCGCCGACGCCCGCGCCCGCCGCACCCAGCAGTTGGCCGACTCCGCAGCCCGTGTCCTCGCCACGGTCAGCCGCCGCGCCGGCGTGCTCGCCGACGCGGACGCCGTCACGACGTACTTCACGTCCGACCCGATGCCCGCCAGGATCCGCCGCGTCGTCGACGAACTGCGCGCGCTCGGCGACCAGGTCAGGGCGGAGGAACTGGACGGCCGCCTGAAAGCCGCCCGCCAGGGAGCCGTGCGCGCCCTGCGCGACCGCACCGACCTGTACGCCGACGACGGCCGCACGATCCGCCTGGGCGCCCACCGGTTCGCCGTCAACACCCAGTCCCTCGACCTCACCCTGGTCCCGCACGGCGACACCCTCGCCTTCGCGATCACCGGCACCGACTACCGCTCCCCGGTCACGGACCCCGACTTCACTGCCGCGCACCCCTACGGGGACCGCCCCCTGCCGTCCGAGTCCCCCGAGGTCTACCGCGCCGAGCACCTCGCCGCCCGGCTCCTGGCCGAGCACGGTCCGCAGGCGCTCGCCGAGACCGATCTGCCGGCCCTGGTCAGGCAAGCGGCGGAGGCGGCGTACGACGAGGGCTACGAACGCGGCGTCCACGACCACGACGCGACGCTCGTCCTCACCGCACTCCTGCGCCTGCACGAAGGCGCCGGCCCGCTGCGCCACGAGCCCGCCGCCCGCGCCGCCGCCCAGCTGTTCTGGGCCCACTCCACGACGCCCGACGAGCGCGCGCGCTGGACCCGGCGTGCGGTGTCCCTGGCCCGCGCCCGTGACACCTTCGGTCCCACCCCCGCGACCGCCGACCTGCGAGCGGAACTGGCGGAGGCGATCGGCCACGAGGGAGCCGCCGGGTACCTCTTCGAAGAGCTGACGACCGGCCCCGACGGCTTCGTCATCAGCGGCGCCACCCGCACCCTGCTCGACAAGTTCCGCCGTACGGTGGGCACTTCGGCGTACGACGACGACCTCGCCGCACTTCCTGCCCCGGCCGACCGCAAGCAGCTCGTCGAAGCCTGGCTGACGTCGTACACCGCCGCCACCGGCACGGACATCACGCCCGGTGACCTGGCCGAGGCGGTGGCCGCCGAACTCTGCCCGGAACTGGTCCGCCACGAGTCCGACGCGCCCCTGACCGAGACCGTCGAGGGACTGCTCGGCACCCACCCGCGGATCAACGGGCGAGCCCTGACCGTCCGCCTCGACGAATTCCTCGCCCGGACCCGGGCGTTCCGCACCCACGAGGCGCCTGCCCACCGCGCCCACCAGCGCCGGCGCACCGCGCTCGTGACCGCCGAGCGGGCACGTCTGCGCCTGGACGAGTACCGGCCGCGCGCGATGCCCTCCTTCGTCCGGGGCCGGCTCGTCGACGAGGCGTATCTGCCGCTCGTCGGCGACAGTCTGGCCAAGCAGCTCGGCACCACCGGCGGGACCGGGCGCACCGACACCGGTGGCCTGCTCCTGCTCGTCTCCCCGCCCGGCTACGGCAAGACCACCCTGATCGAGTACGTCGCCGACCGGCTCGGTCTGCTCCTGGTGAAGGTCGACGGCCCGGCGCTGGGTCACACCGTCACCTCCCTCGACCCCGCGCAGGCCCCGAACGCGACGGCACGGCAGGAGGTCGAGAAGATCAACTTCGCGCTGGCGTCGGGCAACAACACCCTCCTCTACCTGGACGACATCCAGCACACCTCGCCCGAGCTGCTGCAGAGGTTCATCCCGCTGTGCGACGCCACCCGCCGGATCGACGGTGTGCGCGACGGCGTACCGCGCACCTACGACCTGCGCGGCAAACGGTTCGCCGTCTGCATGGCCGGCAACCCGTACACCGAGTCGGGCAGCCGCTTCCGGGTGCCCGACATGCTCGCCAACCGGGCCGACGTGTGGAACCTCGGCGACGTCCTGACCGGCAAGGAGGACGCCTTCGCGCAGAGTTTCCTCGAGAACGCGCTGACGGCGAACGCCGTGCTCGCCCCGCTGGCCGCCCGCGAGCACGGCGACCTGGAACTGCTGGTCCGACTGGCCGGGGCCGACCCGACGGCGCGCGCCGACCGGCTGACGCATCCGTGTCCGCCCGCCGAACTGGAGCGCATCCTGGCCGTTCTGCGCCACCTCCTCACCGTCAGGGAGACGGTCCTGAAGGTGAACGCCGCCTACATCGCCTCGGCCGCCCGGTCCGACGTCACCCGCACCGAACCGCCCTTCCGGCTCCAGGGCTCGTACCGCAACATGAACAAGATCGCCCAGCGGGTGCGGCCGGTCATGAACGACGCCGAACTGGCCGCGCTGATCGCCGACCACTACCGGGCCGAGGCCCAGACCCTCACCTCCGACGCGGAGGCCAACCTGTTGAAGCTGGGCGAGTTGCGAGGCACTCTGACCGGTCGACAGGCAGCGCGGTGGGACGAGTTGAAGGCCGCCCACGGGCGCGATCAGGATTTCGGCGGCGCGGAGGAGGACCCGCTCACCCGTGCGGTCGCCGCGCTGGGCCTGCTCGCCGACCGGGTCGCCGCCGTCGAGTCCGCCATCACCCGTGCCACCGACCACCGCTCCGACGACCAGCGGCCCCCGACCGGGCGGAGGGAGCAGTCGTGA
- a CDS encoding flotillin family protein encodes MTAMTLGVGALVAVCLLAALVVSQLFRKVEQGKALIVSKLRKVDVTFTGQVVLPVLHKAEVMDISVKAIEIMRAGKDGLICKDNIRADIRISFFAKVNKTLEDVIRVAQAVGTARASDQKTLQELFHAKFSEALKTVGKQLDFTDLYTKREELRYRIIEVIGVDLNGYHLEDAAIDYLEQTPLTQLDPANVLDAQGIRKITELTAVEHVRTNEAQRTEEKEITRQNVDAREAILELERRQADAEIKQRREIETVRAREEAETARVAEEERLRAQGAFLKTEEQLGIQRENQAREVAVAAKNRERVIAVENERIEKDRQLEVIARERETQLTRIAAEKEVEAEKREIAEVVRERVAVDRTVAEQEESIKRLRAVEEAERERQAVVIAAEAQAQENLVKDIKAAEAAEQAATHRAAEELTLAEARLKTADLDARARLRLAEGVQAEAAAEGLAAIQVRDKEADVIEKVGRAEAEATEARLRAEAEGVRANALAEATAIAEKLKAEAEGLNQKAVAMAALDEASRGHEEYRLRIQAEKEIRLAGLEVQRQVAEAQATVLATGLENADIDIVGGESVFFDRLVGAISLGKGVDGFVQHSETAQALAAPWLDGTASFPDDLGRALGPVFTAEVRDLTVSALLMKLMRTGGADTVAFQQLLSRAGELGVADASLASLATVNGSGKR; translated from the coding sequence ATGACTGCCATGACCCTGGGCGTCGGCGCGCTCGTCGCCGTCTGCCTGCTGGCCGCACTCGTCGTCTCGCAGCTGTTCCGCAAGGTGGAACAGGGCAAGGCGCTGATCGTCTCCAAACTGCGGAAGGTCGATGTGACCTTCACTGGCCAGGTCGTGCTGCCGGTGCTGCACAAGGCCGAGGTGATGGACATCTCGGTGAAGGCGATCGAGATCATGCGGGCCGGAAAGGACGGGCTGATCTGCAAGGACAACATCCGCGCCGACATCCGCATCTCGTTCTTCGCCAAGGTCAACAAGACGCTGGAGGACGTCATCAGGGTCGCCCAGGCCGTCGGCACCGCGCGGGCCAGCGACCAGAAGACCTTGCAGGAGCTGTTCCACGCGAAGTTCTCGGAGGCGCTCAAGACCGTCGGCAAGCAGCTGGACTTCACCGACCTGTACACCAAGCGCGAGGAGCTGCGGTACCGGATCATCGAGGTCATCGGCGTCGACCTCAACGGCTACCACCTGGAGGACGCGGCGATCGACTACCTCGAGCAGACGCCGCTCACCCAGCTCGACCCCGCCAATGTGCTCGACGCGCAGGGCATCCGGAAGATCACCGAACTCACGGCCGTGGAGCATGTGCGCACCAACGAGGCGCAGCGTACGGAGGAGAAGGAGATCACCCGGCAGAACGTCGACGCCCGCGAGGCGATCCTGGAGCTGGAGCGCCGTCAGGCCGACGCGGAGATCAAACAGCGGCGGGAGATCGAGACCGTACGGGCTCGTGAGGAGGCCGAGACGGCGCGTGTGGCGGAGGAGGAGCGGCTGCGGGCGCAGGGCGCGTTCCTGAAGACCGAGGAACAGCTCGGCATCCAGCGAGAGAACCAGGCCCGCGAGGTCGCCGTGGCCGCGAAGAACCGCGAGCGGGTCATCGCCGTCGAGAACGAGCGCATCGAGAAGGACCGCCAGCTGGAGGTCATCGCCCGGGAGCGGGAGACCCAGCTGACGCGGATCGCCGCCGAGAAGGAGGTCGAGGCGGAGAAGCGGGAGATCGCCGAGGTCGTCCGGGAGCGGGTCGCGGTGGACCGTACGGTCGCCGAGCAGGAGGAGTCCATCAAGCGGCTGCGTGCCGTGGAGGAGGCCGAGCGAGAGCGGCAGGCCGTCGTCATCGCCGCGGAGGCGCAGGCGCAGGAGAACCTGGTCAAGGACATCAAGGCCGCCGAGGCCGCCGAGCAGGCCGCCACCCACCGAGCCGCCGAGGAACTCACCCTCGCCGAGGCCCGGTTGAAGACCGCCGACCTCGACGCGCGGGCCAGACTGCGGCTCGCGGAGGGCGTCCAGGCGGAGGCCGCCGCGGAGGGTCTCGCCGCGATACAGGTCCGGGACAAGGAGGCCGACGTCATCGAGAAGGTCGGCCGGGCTGAGGCCGAGGCCACCGAGGCGCGCCTGCGTGCCGAGGCGGAGGGCGTCCGTGCCAACGCGCTGGCCGAGGCCACCGCCATCGCCGAGAAGCTCAAGGCCGAGGCGGAGGGGCTGAACCAGAAGGCCGTGGCGATGGCCGCGCTCGACGAGGCGTCCCGCGGGCACGAGGAGTACCGGCTGCGGATCCAGGCGGAGAAGGAGATCCGGCTGGCCGGCCTGGAGGTGCAGCGGCAGGTCGCCGAAGCCCAGGCCACGGTCCTCGCGACCGGTCTGGAGAACGCCGACATCGACATCGTCGGCGGCGAGTCCGTCTTCTTCGACCGGCTGGTCGGGGCGATCTCGCTCGGCAAGGGCGTCGACGGGTTCGTCCAGCACTCCGAGACGGCCCAGGCCCTCGCGGCGCCTTGGCTGGACGGCACCGCGAGCTTCCCCGACGACCTCGGCCGTGCCCTCGGCCCCGTCTTCACGGCCGAGGTGCGCGACCTGACCGTCTCGGCGCTGCTCATGAAGCTCATGAGGACGGGCGGGGCGGACACCGTCGCATTCCAGCAACTGCTGAGCCGGGCGGGCGAGCTGGGAGTCGCGGACGCGTCGCTCGCCTCGCTCGCCACCGTGAACGGCAGCGGCAAGCGCTGA
- a CDS encoding ArsB/NhaD family transporter: MNGWQSWAAVVVFIAAYGLIISERIHRVGAALGGAALMLAIGATDDSSAFFSEHSGIDWNVIFLLMGMMMIVGVLKKTGMFEYLAIWAVKRARARPFRVMAMLVVITALASALLDNVTTVLLVAPVTLLVCERLALPVAPFLIAEVFASNIGGTATLVGDPPNIIIASRAGLTFNDFLVHLAPLSALLVVVLLALCRFLFRASFVYDETRAEEIMALEEKEAIKDRRLLVQGLAVLVLVVAGFVLHPVLHYAPSVVALLGAGLLIAVSSAETGDVLGEVEWPTLAFFAGLFIMIGGLIETGVIGEISRSLAGAIGDNELGGSMLLLGASAVLSGVVDNIPYVATMAPITADLVHSMGGDPAHVMWWALAIGADLGGNATAIGASANVVVLGIAERNRQPISFWQFTKYGLVVTVVTVTLSTGYVWLRYFASA; encoded by the coding sequence GTGAACGGCTGGCAGAGCTGGGCCGCGGTCGTCGTCTTCATCGCCGCGTACGGCCTGATCATCAGCGAGAGGATCCACCGCGTCGGCGCGGCGTTGGGCGGTGCCGCGCTGATGCTGGCGATCGGCGCGACCGACGACTCGTCGGCCTTCTTCTCGGAGCACTCCGGCATCGACTGGAACGTCATCTTCCTTCTCATGGGCATGATGATGATCGTCGGCGTGCTGAAGAAGACGGGCATGTTCGAGTACCTGGCCATCTGGGCGGTGAAACGGGCGCGGGCCAGGCCGTTCCGGGTGATGGCGATGCTCGTCGTGATCACCGCGCTCGCCTCGGCGCTCCTCGACAACGTGACCACGGTGCTCCTCGTCGCCCCGGTGACCCTCCTCGTCTGCGAGCGCCTGGCGCTGCCCGTCGCGCCCTTCCTGATCGCCGAGGTGTTCGCGTCGAACATCGGCGGCACGGCGACCCTGGTCGGAGACCCTCCCAACATCATCATCGCGAGCCGTGCCGGGCTGACCTTCAACGACTTCCTCGTCCACCTGGCCCCGCTGTCCGCGCTCCTGGTGGTGGTTCTCCTCGCCCTGTGCCGCTTCCTGTTCCGCGCGTCCTTCGTCTACGACGAGACACGCGCCGAGGAGATCATGGCCCTGGAGGAGAAGGAGGCCATCAAGGACCGCCGGCTGCTGGTCCAGGGTCTCGCGGTGCTGGTCCTCGTCGTGGCCGGGTTCGTGCTGCATCCGGTGCTGCACTACGCGCCCAGCGTCGTCGCCCTGCTCGGCGCCGGTCTGCTGATCGCCGTCTCCTCCGCGGAGACCGGCGACGTGCTGGGCGAGGTCGAGTGGCCCACGCTGGCCTTCTTCGCAGGTCTGTTCATCATGATCGGCGGCCTGATCGAGACGGGCGTGATCGGCGAGATCTCCCGCTCGCTCGCCGGCGCCATCGGTGACAACGAGCTGGGCGGCTCCATGCTGCTGCTGGGCGCCTCGGCGGTGCTGTCCGGCGTCGTGGACAACATCCCCTACGTGGCCACCATGGCCCCCATCACCGCCGACCTGGTGCACAGCATGGGCGGAGACCCCGCCCACGTCATGTGGTGGGCGCTGGCCATCGGCGCGGACCTCGGCGGCAACGCCACCGCGATCGGCGCCAGCGCCAACGTCGTCGTCCTCGGCATCGCAGAACGCAACCGCCAGCCCATCTCCTTCTGGCAGTTCACCAAGTACGGCCTCGTGGTCACCGTCGTCACGGTGACGCTGTCGACCGGGTACGTCTGGCTGCGCTACTTCGCGTCGGCCTGA
- a CDS encoding CBS domain-containing protein — protein sequence MRARDLAVGYETVSVDSDALDAARLMAEHRLPGLLVLDAKGEPKAILPASQMVRTLVPEYVIEDPALAAVIDEKHADRLCQALAGRRVGDCLSDKPTPPPVVDPDDTALEVAALMARVRSPLVAVVEKQAGGARLLGVITASRLLHELLGALGTATPE from the coding sequence ATGCGCGCCCGTGACCTGGCGGTCGGATACGAGACGGTGAGCGTCGACAGCGACGCGCTGGACGCCGCCCGGCTGATGGCGGAGCACCGGCTGCCGGGCCTGCTGGTCCTCGACGCGAAGGGGGAGCCGAAGGCGATCCTGCCGGCCTCTCAGATGGTCAGGACGCTGGTGCCGGAGTACGTGATCGAGGACCCCGCCCTCGCGGCCGTCATCGACGAGAAGCACGCCGACCGGCTCTGTCAGGCCCTGGCCGGGCGCCGGGTCGGGGACTGTCTGTCCGACAAGCCGACTCCCCCGCCGGTAGTCGATCCGGACGACACCGCGCTGGAGGTGGCCGCGCTGATGGCACGCGTGCGCAGCCCGCTGGTGGCCGTGGTGGAGAAGCAGGCCGGCGGAGCGCGTCTGCTGGGCGTGATCACGGCCTCCCGTCTGCTGCACGAACTCCTCGGCGCGCTCGGCACCGCGACACCGGAGTAG
- a CDS encoding CdaR family transcriptional regulator, giving the protein MTNGEIPERYLDGYDRILADVSATGRRLTRDELASRRALGEQAAEAGHGLRALISAHLTAARTAWPSPGSGDGALAAVQQAVDAFAEGFERAQLLAVRQEEAARREFIDDLLYGRSDLGRLAERAERFGLRLSHAHAVAVAQGPTAYEEGDPVPRQVERAVNARFGDRNVLLTTKDGRLLCVAPGHQGEVLTHFAKQAHAATDGGRIAIGRPQPGPGGVVQSYEEALNTLELAERLGLEDPVLRAVDLLVYPVLTRDRQAMADLVLDTLGPLTSARGGAQPLLDTLTTYFDTGCVAAESARRLSLSVRALTYRLERIHQLTGANAADPAHRYMLQTAVIGARLLDWPATDL; this is encoded by the coding sequence ATGACGAACGGCGAGATTCCCGAGCGTTACCTCGACGGCTACGACCGCATCCTCGCCGACGTGTCCGCCACCGGCCGACGGCTCACCCGCGACGAACTCGCCTCCCGCCGCGCCCTGGGCGAACAGGCCGCGGAGGCGGGCCACGGACTGCGGGCGCTGATCAGCGCCCATCTGACCGCCGCCCGCACGGCCTGGCCGTCGCCCGGCTCCGGCGACGGCGCACTGGCCGCCGTCCAGCAGGCCGTCGACGCCTTCGCCGAGGGTTTCGAGCGTGCCCAACTGCTGGCCGTACGGCAGGAAGAGGCCGCCCGCCGCGAGTTCATCGACGACCTCCTCTACGGCCGCAGCGACCTGGGCCGCCTCGCCGAACGCGCCGAACGCTTCGGCCTGCGCCTCTCGCACGCACACGCCGTCGCCGTCGCACAGGGCCCCACCGCCTACGAGGAGGGCGACCCGGTGCCGAGGCAGGTGGAGCGGGCCGTCAACGCCCGGTTCGGCGACCGCAACGTCCTGCTCACCACCAAGGACGGCCGACTGCTGTGCGTCGCTCCCGGCCACCAGGGCGAGGTCCTCACCCACTTCGCCAAACAGGCGCACGCGGCCACCGACGGCGGCCGGATCGCCATCGGCCGTCCCCAGCCAGGCCCCGGAGGCGTCGTCCAGTCCTACGAGGAAGCCCTCAACACCCTCGAACTCGCCGAGCGTCTCGGCCTGGAGGACCCCGTCCTGCGCGCCGTCGACCTGCTCGTCTACCCGGTGCTCACCCGCGACCGGCAGGCCATGGCCGACCTCGTCCTCGACACCCTGGGCCCGCTCACCTCGGCGCGGGGCGGCGCCCAGCCCCTTCTCGACACCCTCACCACGTACTTCGACACCGGTTGCGTCGCCGCCGAGTCCGCCCGCCGCCTGTCACTGAGCGTGCGGGCGCTGACGTACCGTCTGGAGCGCATCCACCAGCTCACCGGCGCCAACGCCGCCGACCCGGCCCACCGGTACATGCTCCAGACGGCGGTGATCGGCGCACGGCTGCTGGACTGGCCCGCCACGGACCTGTGA